The proteins below come from a single Pristiophorus japonicus isolate sPriJap1 unplaced genomic scaffold, sPriJap1.hap1 HAP1_SCAFFOLD_105, whole genome shotgun sequence genomic window:
- the LOC139241351 gene encoding probable G-protein coupled receptor 139 — LVAIVVLSRGKCGLSTCTTRYLVAMAAADLLVVITAIILYRISWYYFPWSFLGITPVCRVIRLLSCVATDCSVWFTVTFTFDRFVAICWQKLKTKYCTGRTAAVVLATSCILLSSKNVPFYFTIVPGYIINNVQWFCYSMPAYYTDPGWLGFDWFDTVLTPLLPFAVILLLNALTIRHITVASRVRKGLRGESKGGNGSDPEMESRRKSVILLFTISGSFILLWLIFVIEFLYYSIAGIHPADYNASLYTFRQVGYILRNLSCCTNTFIYGVTQSKFREQLKSAVKYPFTSIIQLINKQNN, encoded by the coding sequence ttagtggcgattgtggtcctgtcccggggaaagtgcggtctgtccacctgcaccactcgctacctggttgccatggcagcggcggatctactggtggtcatcACTGCGATCATACTGTACCGGATCAGTTGGTATTATTTCCCGTGGTCTTTCCTGGGTATCACCCCTGTGTGTCGCGTTATACGTCTCCTGTCCTGTGTAGCCactgactgttctgtctggttcaccgtcactttcacctttgatcgatttgtggccatttgttggcagaagctgaaaaccaaatattgcaccgggagaactgcggctgtggtcctggcaacaagctgcattctgctctcttCAAAAAACGTTCCCTTCTACTTTACAATTGTACCTGGATATATAATCAACAATGTTCAGTGGTTCTGTTATTCAATGCCAGCCTATTATACTGATCCCGGATGGCtgggatttgactggtttgataCGGTATTAAcaccactgctcccattcgctgtaattttgttgctcaacgctctgacaATCAGACACATTAcagtggccagtcgagtccggaagggactgaggggtgagagcaagggggggaatggcagtgacccagagatggagagcaggaggaagtctgtcattttactcttcaccatatctggcagcttcatactgctgtggctgatatTTGTTATAGAATTCTTATATTATAGCATTGCAGGAATACATCCCGCTGATTACAATGCTTCTTTATATACCTTTCGACAAGTCGGATATATACTGCggaatttaagttgctgcacaaacacatttatttacggggtgacccagtccaagttcagagagcagttgaagagcgcggtgaAATATCCGTTTACATCGattatacaattaattaataaacagaacaactga